One genomic window of Desulfovibrio subterraneus includes the following:
- a CDS encoding efflux RND transporter permease subunit: MKRILEYFTSHPTAANLLMAAFLLMGLLAAPKLLRETFPRFTPDKVQISILYPGATAEDVEESVCERVEEALEALSEVAEVTSEAREGSAVIIAEMTEGGDIDRFLNDVRTEVDAIDDFPEKVETPIITQLNRLDFVMSVAVTGPMSAPDLKAYCDQLKRQLLSETDITQVTVAGFSDHQIRIEVPAQALMQYGLSASDIADTVAAQSLDLPGGTLQTDTGDVLIRFKDQRRTIQEFEELVVVAGSSGAEIRLGDIATITDRFELDEDKVIFNGLRAGILQINKTQQQDALDLVSEAESFLENERHQAPPGVHLTVTKNVSDIVSDRLNMLLENGVQGLVLVFLTMWLFFSFRYAFWVSMGLPVSFLASLYGMQVTGMTINMMTMVGLLLATGLIMDDAIVIAENVASHIKRGKRPFEAVVDGTREVAAGVTASFITTVLIFGSLAVFMEGNIGKVLWVMPFVLILSLGVSLVEAFLILPHHLAHSLGGMRQDRQSRFRLRFDAMFERFREEKLGKAVDAVVRWRYLFVGFVVALLLISVGMLAGGRLKFKVFPDLEGDQVEARVLLPQGTPLARTEVVAERLVAALKSIDAEYAPQQPDGQHLIKNIAIYYNTNSDADETGPHVVTVSADLLASDQRTVRLDDMTAMWRERTGVVPDVISMVWKEPVIGPGGVPLSFRLKGEDLHQLKAASLDLQLWLSQYNGVVDLQDDLRPGKPELRATLKNGAKSLGIDARRIASQLRTAFFGATATELQHNGESYEVDVRLAPKDKDSLADLDYFHVTDAAGNQIPIGSVVNIETGRGWARIARVNGLRTVTVEGDVNTALANANQIRNDTLRNYIPELLKKYPGIRMSQEGEAKEGAKTGGSMSTAFIVGIAGVFMLLSFQFKSYSEPICVLTAIPMALIGVIWGHMLMGLDLTMPSMMGFISLAGIVVNDSILLVEFLKLRLEEGMEPQRAAPAASRNRLRAVLLTSLTTIAGLLPLLTETSIQAQVLIPLACSIIFGLGMSTIMVLFLVPALYCVLDDLGLTGPSRERRQRQNQA, from the coding sequence ATGAAGCGCATTCTTGAATATTTCACCTCGCACCCCACGGCGGCAAACCTGCTCATGGCGGCCTTTCTGCTCATGGGCCTGCTTGCGGCCCCCAAGCTGCTGCGCGAGACATTCCCGAGATTCACGCCGGACAAGGTGCAGATTTCCATCCTCTACCCCGGCGCCACCGCCGAAGACGTGGAAGAATCCGTGTGCGAACGGGTGGAGGAAGCACTTGAAGCCCTGTCTGAGGTGGCAGAGGTAACCAGCGAGGCGCGCGAAGGGTCTGCCGTGATCATTGCGGAGATGACCGAAGGCGGCGATATAGACCGCTTTCTGAACGATGTGCGCACCGAAGTGGATGCCATTGACGATTTTCCCGAAAAGGTGGAAACGCCCATCATCACCCAGCTGAACCGGCTGGATTTCGTGATGTCCGTGGCGGTTACCGGCCCCATGTCCGCGCCGGACCTCAAAGCCTATTGCGATCAGCTCAAACGGCAGCTGCTTTCCGAAACCGACATAACGCAGGTTACCGTGGCCGGTTTTTCCGACCATCAGATTCGCATCGAAGTGCCTGCACAGGCACTCATGCAGTATGGACTTTCGGCTTCCGACATTGCTGATACCGTGGCGGCACAGAGCCTTGACCTGCCCGGCGGCACACTGCAGACCGACACAGGTGACGTGCTCATCCGATTCAAGGACCAGCGGCGTACCATACAGGAATTTGAAGAACTGGTCGTGGTGGCCGGTTCGTCCGGAGCGGAAATACGGCTCGGCGACATTGCGACCATTACCGACCGGTTCGAGCTGGACGAAGACAAGGTCATTTTCAACGGGCTGCGTGCGGGCATTCTGCAGATCAACAAAACCCAGCAGCAGGATGCGCTGGACCTTGTGAGCGAGGCCGAATCATTTCTGGAAAATGAACGCCATCAGGCACCGCCCGGCGTGCACCTGACCGTGACCAAAAACGTTTCCGACATTGTTTCCGACCGCCTCAACATGCTGCTCGAAAACGGCGTGCAGGGTCTTGTTCTCGTTTTTCTCACCATGTGGCTGTTCTTCAGCTTCCGATACGCCTTCTGGGTTTCCATGGGGCTGCCGGTTTCCTTTCTGGCTTCCCTGTACGGCATGCAGGTGACAGGCATGACCATCAACATGATGACCATGGTGGGCCTGCTGCTGGCAACCGGTCTGATCATGGACGACGCCATTGTCATTGCGGAAAACGTGGCCTCGCATATCAAAAGGGGCAAACGTCCCTTCGAGGCGGTGGTGGACGGCACACGGGAAGTCGCAGCGGGAGTTACCGCATCATTTATCACCACAGTGCTCATCTTCGGCTCGCTGGCCGTGTTTATGGAAGGCAATATCGGCAAGGTTCTCTGGGTCATGCCCTTTGTGCTCATTCTTTCGCTGGGGGTCAGCCTTGTTGAGGCCTTTCTCATTCTGCCTCACCATCTGGCGCATTCGCTCGGCGGCATGCGGCAGGACCGTCAGAGCCGCTTCCGCCTTCGATTCGACGCCATGTTCGAGCGTTTTCGCGAGGAAAAGCTGGGCAAAGCCGTAGATGCCGTTGTCCGCTGGCGCTACCTCTTTGTAGGCTTCGTTGTCGCTTTGCTGCTCATCAGCGTGGGCATGCTGGCGGGCGGCCGCCTGAAATTCAAGGTATTCCCCGATCTTGAAGGCGATCAGGTGGAAGCCCGCGTTCTGCTGCCGCAAGGGACTCCCCTTGCGCGAACCGAAGTCGTGGCAGAACGGCTGGTAGCCGCCCTCAAGAGCATTGATGCCGAATACGCCCCGCAGCAGCCCGACGGGCAGCACCTCATCAAAAATATCGCCATATATTACAACACAAACTCGGATGCCGATGAAACCGGCCCGCACGTGGTAACCGTATCCGCCGACCTGCTGGCATCGGACCAGCGCACCGTCCGCCTTGACGACATGACGGCCATGTGGCGTGAACGCACGGGTGTGGTGCCGGATGTCATCTCCATGGTGTGGAAGGAACCCGTTATCGGCCCCGGCGGTGTACCGCTGAGTTTCCGGCTCAAGGGCGAAGATCTGCACCAGCTCAAGGCGGCCTCACTCGATCTGCAACTCTGGCTGTCACAATACAACGGTGTGGTGGATCTGCAGGACGACCTGCGGCCCGGCAAACCGGAACTGCGGGCCACACTGAAAAACGGAGCCAAGTCTCTGGGTATAGACGCACGGCGCATCGCCTCTCAGCTTCGCACTGCATTTTTCGGCGCAACTGCCACCGAACTGCAGCATAACGGTGAATCCTATGAAGTGGACGTGCGGCTTGCCCCCAAGGACAAGGACAGCCTTGCCGATCTGGACTACTTTCACGTCACGGATGCTGCCGGCAACCAGATACCGATCGGCAGCGTCGTCAACATTGAAACCGGCCGGGGCTGGGCACGTATCGCCCGCGTGAACGGTTTGCGCACAGTCACGGTGGAAGGGGACGTGAACACCGCCCTTGCCAATGCCAACCAGATACGCAACGACACCTTGCGCAATTACATTCCCGAACTGCTCAAAAAATATCCCGGCATCCGCATGTCGCAGGAAGGCGAAGCCAAGGAAGGTGCCAAGACAGGCGGTTCCATGAGCACAGCGTTCATAGTGGGCATTGCAGGCGTATTCATGCTGCTGAGTTTTCAGTTCAAGAGCTACTCCGAGCCCATATGCGTGCTCACGGCCATACCCATGGCGCTTATCGGCGTTATTTGGGGGCATATGCTCATGGGGCTCGACCTGACCATGCCGTCCATGATGGGCTTTATCTCCCTTGCCGGGATCGTGGTGAACGACTCCATTCTGCTGGTGGAATTTCTCAAACTCCGCCTTGAGGAAGGCATGGAGCCTCAGCGTGCGGCCCCCGCAGCCAGCCGGAACCGGCTACGCGCGGTATTACTCACCTCGCTGACCACCATCGCAGGCCTGCTGCCGTTGCTTACGGAAACCAGCATTCAGGCACAGGTGCTCATACCCCTTGCCTGCAGCATCATCTTCGGGCTGGGCATGTCCACGATCATGGTGCTCTTTCTCGTCCCGGCGCTCTACTGCGTGCTGGACGATCTGGGACTCACCGGTCCGTCACGGGAGCGCAGGCAACGCCAGAATCAGGCATAA
- a CDS encoding chemotaxis protein CheW, with protein MAENNQYLTFSLAEEIFALDISSVREVLELASITRIPRTPSYMRGVINLRGHAVPVLELRRKFGMPAVEDTVNTCIIIVEVELDGDTTIIGTLVDSVREVFEMGQDTIEAAPRMGTAIKSEFIKGMGRQGEHFVIILDVNRIFSAEELAEVASSAPVSAPAEAAAHQIAS; from the coding sequence ATGGCCGAAAATAATCAGTATCTCACGTTTTCTCTGGCGGAAGAGATTTTCGCGCTCGATATCAGTTCCGTGCGCGAAGTGCTGGAGCTTGCCTCCATCACGCGCATTCCCCGAACCCCCAGCTATATGAGGGGGGTGATCAATCTGCGCGGACACGCTGTGCCCGTGCTGGAACTGAGGCGCAAGTTCGGCATGCCCGCCGTTGAGGACACGGTGAACACCTGTATCATCATTGTCGAGGTGGAGCTGGACGGCGACACCACGATCATTGGTACGCTGGTGGATTCTGTTCGCGAAGTGTTCGAAATGGGGCAGGATACCATCGAGGCCGCACCCCGCATGGGTACGGCCATCAAATCCGAGTTCATCAAGGGTATGGGCAGACAGGGGGAACACTTTGTCATCATACTGGATGTGAACAGGATATTCTCGGCCGAGGAACTGGCGGAAGTCGCTTCGTCGGCTCCTGTCTCAGCTCCGGCAGAGGCAGCGGCGCACCAGATCGCTTCCTAG
- a CDS encoding sensor histidine kinase, producing MPTLLNRKTEAELLQELDALKRENELLRIRNEELSGSLSSLSCPVPVMRSVSDNIRDSLMVLGEDGRILYVGGGSQETAEADTVAGRNIRDMFSEDDARFQAFEAARTGGGCLIIEQRGGIISEWRSAPFLLDGKRLVAIVLLDITNRLSLRQGFLHTQRLLEQRVASRNTALQEQMHERMRAEEALRREREFFQLILDTDSSYISVYAADGSPRLVNKAFAGLFGFSEECLPTEIFSDASPARLFGCERAAHVCASGCSEQFECELEDEMGTFRWYDAVIKPLPTPSGEVLALSIATDVTERKVGQLILEQAHSELEERVKERTAALAELNERLVHEAMERLEAQRRTEESEACFKSLFFTNQAIKMLVERETLAILDANAAALQFYGYTREEMLRLSLTDITTTDRSLIHKRHNTILEDGSAHFESVHKRKDGSVVDVEVYSGAVEGDLSRTTFSIVHDISERKRAERQVIEQRNHLTALMNALADCAMLLDTEGRIITLNTAAAKVLDATEEELVGANLFGRVAPKDETTLRRIIEMVMESGIPRREEYCSDDAVWDVTCYPVLDIKSAVGGIALYGKDVSARKKAEERVRWLSARVLSAQEDERKRIGRELHDSMAQTLSGIKFMMEADLAEKERAALPHDTHVARKVVSLLQGAIIELRRIIMDLRPTVLDDLGLHSALRWLQDEFSTMHGHIGIRLLTDMHEELLDERQKSVLFRIAQEALANAVRHSGADAVSFTLLQEGRYCCLTIADNGVGFDPQELSGSGIGLDSMRERLELVDGQLHILSEKGIGTQVRALVPLATSETSTTTSAGS from the coding sequence ATGCCGACGTTATTGAACAGGAAAACAGAAGCCGAGCTTCTGCAGGAACTGGACGCCCTGAAGCGTGAGAATGAACTGCTGCGAATTCGTAACGAGGAACTGTCCGGTTCACTGAGTAGTCTGTCATGTCCGGTTCCCGTGATGCGTTCAGTAAGCGACAATATCCGTGACTCTCTGATGGTGCTCGGCGAGGACGGCCGGATTCTCTATGTCGGAGGGGGATCGCAGGAAACAGCGGAAGCTGATACCGTTGCCGGGCGCAATATCAGGGATATGTTCTCTGAAGATGACGCCCGTTTCCAGGCCTTTGAGGCTGCGCGGACAGGCGGTGGGTGCCTGATCATCGAACAGCGCGGAGGGATCATCAGTGAATGGCGTTCTGCTCCTTTTCTGCTGGACGGAAAGAGACTGGTTGCTATCGTCCTGCTGGACATAACGAACCGGCTTTCCCTGCGTCAGGGGTTTCTGCACACGCAACGCCTGCTCGAGCAACGCGTTGCCTCCCGCAACACGGCGCTGCAGGAGCAGATGCATGAACGGATGCGGGCGGAAGAGGCACTCCGGCGCGAACGGGAGTTCTTTCAGCTCATCCTTGATACGGATTCCAGCTATATTTCGGTTTACGCGGCGGACGGTTCGCCACGGTTGGTAAACAAGGCTTTTGCGGGCCTGTTCGGCTTTTCCGAAGAATGCCTGCCGACAGAGATATTTTCAGATGCATCCCCCGCAAGACTGTTCGGATGCGAGAGGGCGGCACATGTGTGCGCCAGCGGTTGTTCCGAACAGTTCGAATGCGAGCTTGAAGATGAGATGGGTACTTTCCGCTGGTACGATGCCGTCATCAAACCCTTGCCCACTCCCTCCGGCGAGGTGCTGGCGCTGAGCATTGCAACGGATGTCACAGAGCGCAAGGTGGGACAGCTTATTCTGGAGCAGGCGCACAGCGAGCTTGAAGAGCGTGTCAAGGAACGCACTGCGGCACTGGCAGAACTGAATGAACGCCTTGTGCACGAAGCTATGGAACGTCTGGAGGCACAACGGCGCACAGAAGAGAGCGAAGCCTGCTTCAAGAGCCTGTTTTTCACCAACCAGGCCATCAAGATGCTTGTCGAAAGGGAAACGTTGGCCATTCTCGATGCCAACGCCGCAGCCTTGCAGTTTTACGGATACACCCGGGAAGAGATGCTCAGGCTGTCCCTTACCGATATCACGACGACAGACCGTAGCCTTATCCATAAGCGCCATAACACCATTCTTGAGGATGGCAGTGCGCATTTCGAATCGGTGCATAAGCGAAAAGACGGAAGCGTTGTGGATGTGGAGGTGTATTCAGGTGCCGTTGAAGGTGACCTGAGCCGGACAACCTTTTCCATCGTGCATGACATCTCCGAGCGTAAGAGGGCAGAGAGACAGGTTATTGAACAGCGCAACCATCTTACCGCGCTGATGAACGCACTGGCAGACTGTGCCATGCTGCTGGATACGGAGGGCAGGATCATCACGCTTAATACCGCAGCCGCCAAGGTGCTGGATGCGACTGAAGAAGAGCTTGTGGGTGCGAATCTCTTTGGAAGGGTGGCCCCCAAGGATGAAACAACCCTGCGGAGAATCATCGAAATGGTGATGGAAAGCGGTATTCCACGGCGCGAGGAATACTGTTCGGATGATGCCGTGTGGGATGTTACCTGTTACCCCGTGCTGGATATCAAGAGCGCTGTCGGGGGCATTGCTCTCTACGGCAAGGATGTTTCCGCCCGCAAGAAGGCGGAAGAGCGCGTGCGCTGGCTTTCCGCCCGTGTTCTCTCGGCGCAGGAAGATGAGCGCAAGCGCATCGGCCGCGAGCTGCATGACAGCATGGCGCAGACCCTTTCCGGCATCAAGTTCATGATGGAGGCGGATCTTGCCGAAAAGGAACGGGCTGCCCTGCCGCACGATACGCATGTGGCCCGCAAGGTAGTGTCTTTGCTGCAAGGGGCTATAATCGAACTGCGCCGCATCATCATGGACCTGCGCCCCACTGTGCTGGACGATCTTGGCCTGCACTCGGCGTTACGCTGGCTGCAGGATGAATTTTCCACCATGCACGGGCATATAGGCATCCGTCTGCTTACGGATATGCACGAGGAACTGCTGGACGAGCGGCAGAAGTCCGTTCTGTTCCGCATAGCGCAGGAGGCGTTGGCAAATGCCGTGCGCCACAGCGGGGCAGACGCCGTAAGTTTTACGCTGTTGCAGGAAGGGAGGTACTGCTGCCTGACCATTGCCGACAACGGTGTCGGTTTTGATCCGCAGGAATTGTCCGGATCTGGCATAGGGCTTGACAGTATGCGCGAACGCCTTGAACTTGTGGACGGACAGTTGCACATACTTTCGGAAAAGGGCATTGGCACACAGGTGAGGGCGCTGGTGCCCCTGGCAACGTCCGAAACCTCTACCACGACCAGTGCAGGGAGTTAA
- a CDS encoding ArsR/SmtB family transcription factor, which yields MLSEVNPVCQSFCEHTDAIDEVRASMADDAHVAALAELFKLLGDGTRVRMLLALARRELCVCDLTAVIGMSQSAVSHQLRYLRAAKLVRFRKEGKNVFYSLDDDHVTSLLMQGLEHIRE from the coding sequence ATCTTGTCCGAAGTGAATCCGGTCTGTCAGAGTTTTTGCGAGCACACCGATGCTATAGATGAAGTGCGTGCCTCCATGGCGGACGATGCTCATGTCGCCGCACTTGCAGAGCTGTTCAAACTGCTGGGGGACGGTACCCGCGTGCGCATGCTTCTGGCGCTGGCCAGACGCGAACTGTGCGTGTGCGATCTTACTGCTGTCATAGGCATGTCGCAGTCGGCTGTTTCGCATCAGCTCAGGTATTTGCGGGCGGCCAAGCTGGTTCGTTTCCGCAAGGAAGGCAAGAACGTGTTCTATTCACTGGACGACGATCATGTCACCAGCCTGCTCATGCAGGGACTGGAACATATTCGGGAATAG